In Ostrea edulis chromosome 4, xbOstEdul1.1, whole genome shotgun sequence, a single window of DNA contains:
- the LOC125670030 gene encoding NADH dehydrogenase [ubiquinone] 1 alpha subcomplex subunit 6-like, with amino-acid sequence MATAYKVVGSLKQARPIISANKAESRARVVNLYKSWYRQLSRIVIMYKLDVTDKEAHAKLREEFMKNKHITDLRVIDLLVVKGQLELINAVEEFSQKPHLMRFFKDPGNTRPTDFLGKFYAGHDP; translated from the exons ATGGCTACAGCGTACAAGGTCGTCGGTAGCCTAAAACAGGCTAGGCCAATTATATCTGCCAATAAGGCAGAATCCAGAGCGAGAGTCGTTAATTTATATAAGTCATGGTACAGACAATTATCACGCATAG TTATCATGTATAAATTGGACGTGACGGATAAAGAGGCACACGCTAAGCTTAGGGAAGAATTCATGAAAAACAAGCACATCACAGATTTAAGAGTAATCGATTTACTGGTTGTGAAG GGTCAACTGGAACTCATAAATGCTGTTGAAGAATTTAGTCAAAAGCCCCATTTAATGAGGTTCTTCAAAGACCCTGGCAATACACGACCTACTGATTTCCTAGGAAAGTTTTATGCAGGACATGATCCTTAG